The following proteins are co-located in the Cydia fagiglandana chromosome 2, ilCydFagi1.1, whole genome shotgun sequence genome:
- the LOC134678442 gene encoding GATA zinc finger domain-containing protein 1 encodes MPKPTCVQCGANDSLLWRSAENGQICNECHLSNTATKEGSPPFTFKTEVEVKREDKDEPETKNEKTEGETTPAKATGKGTRKSTRATRYKPKTPASLAPKSTAPRGRGRRSIFKRQPLKAPTATATVVTSDSVFYKGNYMQVGDIVSMIDIDGGTYYAQIRGFMTDQYCEKSAVVTWLLPTKASPPPESGFDPATYIIGPEEELARKLDVMEFVMHAPSDYYKASNSPYPLTDNEVNNYSGYIWTSLEPRERT; translated from the exons ATGCCGAAACCAACTTGTGTTCAGTGCGGCGCAAATGATTCTCTCCTCTGGCGAAGTGCAGAAAACGGACAAATCTGCAACGAATGTCACCTCTCTAACACTGCTACAAAAGAAGGAAGCCCACCTTTTACGTTCAAAACTGAAGTGGAAGTTAAACGCGAGGATAAAGACGAACCagaaactaaaaatgaaaagaCTGAGGGTGAGACTACACCCGCAAAAGCGACTGGGAAAGGTACTAGGAAGAGTACAAGAGCGACTCGATATAAGCCAAAGACCCCCGCGTCACTGGCTCCTAAATCCACGGCGCCTCGCGGAAGAGGCCGCAGAAGCATCTTCAAGAGACAGCCTTTGAAGGCGCCGACAGCCACAGCAACCGTTGTGACCAGTGATTCAGTATTTTATAAG GGCAATTACATGCAAGTGGGCGACATAGTCTCAATGATCGATATTGACGGAGGCACCTACTACGCTCAGATCCGAGGCTTCATGACTGACCAGTATTGCGAGAAGAGTGCTGTTGTCACATGGCTGTTGCCAACTAAAGCCAGTCCCCCTCCAGAGAGTGGGTTTGACCCTGCTACTTACATTATTG GTCCAGAAGAAGAACTGGCCAGGAAGCTAGATGTAATGGAGTTTGTGATGCATGCTCCTTCAGACTACTATAAGGCTAGTAACAGCCCATATCCTCTGACTGACAATGAGGTCAACAACTACTCTGGATATATTTGGACATCACTTGAGCCTAGAGAAAGGACATAG
- the LOC134679690 gene encoding U6 snRNA-associated Sm-like protein LSm6, translating to MSRKEALSSFIQQIHGRPVVVKLNSGVDYRGVLACLDGYMNIALEQTEEYVNGQLKNKYGDAFIRGNNVLYISTQKRRI from the exons ATGAGTCGTAAAGAAGCACTCTCGTCTTTCATCCAACAAATCCACGGGCGACCTGTGGTCGTTAAACTGAACAGCGGTGTTGATTACCGAG GTGTCCTAGCCTGCCTCGACGGCTACATGAACATAGCCTTAGAACAAACAGAAGAGTATGTCAACGGTCAGCTAAAGAACAAGTATGGTGATGCCTTTATCCGAGGAAACAATGTCCTGTATATCAGCACACAGAAGCGAAGGATATAG
- the LOC134679688 gene encoding uncharacterized protein LOC134679688, producing MIKALIFLSALVACESQFSSFWAPLFDRSILNYRVDASFDPDAGRRDRDEYVKNYGVRGEKLIAELGNGRGPSGGSDRVYDDVKFYYTYGRNDLDY from the exons ATGATAAAAGCCTTAATATTTCTGTCAGCCCTAGTGGCGTGTGAGAGCCAGTTCTCTAGTTTTTGGGCGCCCCTGTTCGACCGGAGTATTTTGAACTACAGAGTGGATGCGAGTTTTGATCCTGACGCGGGGAGGAGAGACAGGGATGAGTATGTGAAGAATTATGGTGTGCGTGGTGAGAAGCTTATAGCGGAGTTGGGGAACGGTAGAGGGCCTAGCGGTGGTAGTGATAGG GTATATGATGATGTAAAATTCTACTACACTTACGGAAGAAATGATCTAGACTATtaa
- the LOC134679691 gene encoding uncharacterized protein LOC134679691 encodes MECLRIVLVTLVLVLSLLISADSTVPQPRAPNFQYFERPKYRYPYYDENGRGKLLYGYGGPELYQYKSYSPLEGIH; translated from the exons ATGGAGTGCTTAAGGATTGTATTGGTTACG CTCGTCCTAGTCCTCAGCCTGCTCATCTCGGCAGATTCTACAGTTCCCCAGCCAAGGGCCCCTAACTTCCAGTATTTTGAGAG GCCTAAATACCGATATCCGTACTACGACGAGAACGGACGAGGAAAGCTTCTCTACGGCTACGGAGGCCCGGAGCTGTACCAGTACAAGTCCTATTCGCCCTTGGAAGGGATCCATTGA